CGTCTTGTAGCCCCACATCTGGAGGTCGCGCGAGGCGTCGTAGTACCAGAAGTGAACGGTCGAGTCCTGGTTCCCGTGCGCGAGGATCTTCCCGTCCGGGCTCCACGCCATCGCCAGCGGCGAGCCCTTCCAGGCGAGCACCCGCACCGGCTCCGCGCTCGCGCCGGGGTCGTAGGTGGTGGCCGAACCGTAGGCGAGCAGCGTGAGGTGGTTCGTCCCCGGGCGCCACTTCAGGTCCATCACCGTGCCGGCCTGCGCCGGGAGCTCGCGGACCAACTCGCCGCCCGCGGTCCACACCCGCGTCTTCTTGCCGGCCGCGGCCGCGAGCAACTGCCCCGACGGGTGCCACGCGACCTTCTCGGCCCACGACGCCCCGGCGTCGAGCGTCTGGGCCGGTTCCCCGGTCGTGCCGTCCCACACGCGCACCTTGCTGTCCTGCCCCACCGACGCGAGCAGGTTGCCGGTGGGCTGCCACGCGAGCGCGGCCGTGCCGAACCCGTGCCCCTTCAATTCGTGGAGCGGCTTACCCGTGTTGGCGTCGAAAATGGTGACCGGGCCGCTCACCGTCGCGACCGCGAGCCGCGCGGCGTCCGGCGCCCACGCGAGGGCGATCACGTGGTCCGGCACCGCGGCCTGCCACACCGGGCGCAGCCGGTTCTCCGCCTTGCCGAAAATGCTGATGCGAGCCATATCGCCCCGAGATTTCAGAATGAAGATTCGCGCCGGACGGTGGGGAACAAAAGGGGCGCGACTTCGCTCCCGACCGTCCGGCGCAAATCCGAAATCAACATCCGATCACGCCAGGCAACTCTTGAAGCCTTCCGTGAGGGCTTCGCGGTCGAGGTTGCGGCCGATGAAGATCAGTTTATTGGAGCGCGGGGCCTTGCCCCACGGTTTGTCGAGCTTGCCGTCGAACAGCATGTGAACGCCCTGGAACACGAACCGGTTCGGCTCGTTCTTGATGCTCAGCACGCCCTTCATGCGGAAGATGTCCGGCCCCTTCGCCTGGAGCAGCTCGCTCATCCACCGGTTCAGCTTCTTCGCGTCCAACTCGCCCGCGACCGTGATCCCCACGCTCGACACCGACGAGTCGTGAACGTGGTCCGGCACTTCCTCTTCGTGCACCTTCAGGGAGTGCGTCTTACCGTGGTCGTGGTCGTGTTCGTGCTCGCAGTGCCCGTGATCGTGATCGCACTTCGCGTGATCCTTTTCGTGCGCGTGTTCGTGTTCACAGTGCCCGTGATCGTGGTCGCAGTTCTCGTGGCCCTTGGCGTCGTGCGCGTGCTCGTGGTGCTCGTGCTTGTGACCACCGTTCTTGAGGAATTCGGGTTCGTGTTCGAGGATGCGGTCGAGGTCGAAGCCCCTCACGTTCAGCACGCGGTCGAGGTTCACCTCCGCGTTCTTCGTGTGGTGGATCTTCGCGGTCGCGTTCATCTTGCGGATCAGCTTTTCGAGCTTCTCCAGTTCGTGGGGCGTCACGAGGTCGATCTTGTTGAGCAGGATCACGTCCGCGAACGCGATCTGCTCCTGCACCTCGTGCGAGTCCCAGTGCAAGAGGACGTGCTTGGCGTCCACGAGCGTGACGATGCCATCAATCATGGTCTTCGCCTGCACCTCGTCGTCCATGAAGAACGTTTGGGCGACCGGACCGGGGTCGGCCATGCCGGTCGTCTCGATGAGGATGTAGTCGAACTTGTCCCGGCGCTTCATCAGGTTGCCGAGGATGCGAATGAGGTCGCCGCGCACGGTGCAGCAGATGCACCCGTTGTTCATCTCGAAGATTTCTTCTTCCGAGTTGATGACCAGATCCTGATCGACGCCCACCTCGCCGAACTCGTTCTCGATGACGGCGATCCGCTTGCCGTGGTTGGCCGTGAGGATGTGATTCAGAAGCGTGGTCTTGCCGGCGCCGAGAAAGCCGGTGAGTACGGTGACGGGCACGCGGTCGGTCGCGGTCGCGGGCATGAGGGTGCTCCTGTTCGGTGGTCGGGTGAGGGTGACAGGGGAATTGTACCAGCCGCGAACAGGGCGCGAAGGTTCGTCGGGCGCACAAGAGCGCACAGGGCTTCCGCCCGGTGCTACGAACGCCGGCCCCTCCGGGGCGGAAAGGCACTGCAGGTACTGGTTTTCGGCCCTGGTTCACAGGGCTTCCGCCCTGTGAACCAGGGCCGAAAACCCATCCACTGCCGCGGAATGGGCACCTCGGCCGGCGGCTTCTCCGGGGCGAAGACCGATACCCTCTAATGGATACCCTCTAATGCCTTTCCGCCCCGGAGGGCCGGCGTTCGTAGCACCGGGCAGAAGCCCTGTGAACCTACCGGAACTCGAAAACGGAGACGCCCGGCCGGGTTTCCCCTGCACCGGGCGCCTCCGCCAGCGGAAACGGGCGGAGAACAACCCCGCCCGCGAGATTAACGGTTTAAGCTGGGAAGCTTGCGCGGTGTTGGTGCCGCGCCGGGTACGGGTTACTCGTGTCGCAGTGCCTCGATCGGGTCGAGCTTCGCGGCGCGCCACGCGGGGTACAGCCCGAAACACATCCCGACCAGGATCGACACCCCGACCGACAGGAAGATCGACAGAACGTGGAGCTTTGCCGGCAGCGCGGCACTACCGGGCCACCAGCCCCGGAGCACGTCCCAAACGGCCGGGACCGCGTACACTGAGGCGACCCCCAGCGCCGCCCCGCACAGCCCACCGATGGTGGTCTGGACCACCGCTTCGACGAGGAACTGCATGACGATGTCCTTCCGCTTCGCCCCGAGCGCGCGGCGAATCCCGATCTCGCGGGTACGTTCCGTCACCGTAGCGAGCATGATGTTCATGATCCCGATGCCGCCGACCAGGAGCGAGATGGACGCGATCATCGCCATGAGGAGCGTGAACCGCGTTTGGGCGCGCTCGGCCTCTTCCAGTTTGTCCAGCGGCACGGTCACGGCCCAGTCCTTCTTGGGGTGCTTGCGCTCCAGCATCCCCTTGATCTCGTTGCCGACCGCCTGCACCTTCGCGCGACCCGCCGGCGTATCGACTTCCGCGTCCACGGTGAGCGTGACCTGGCTGTACTCGACCTTCTCGTTCATGCGGGCGCCGGCCGTGCGGATCGAAATCACCTCCCCGAACCGGCGCCGACTGGTGCGGATCGGGATGTAGATGTCGCGGTTGTAGTCCTCCGCGGCCTGACTCCCGCCGGACCCGCCGGTCGGCATCCGCTCCTTCAGGACGCCGACGACGAGGAAGAAGTGGCTGCGCATCCCGACCGTCTGGCCGAGCGCGTCCTCGTAGGGGAACAGCTTGTCGGCCGCCTCCGAACCGAGGACGCAGTAGTTCTCCAGATCGCTGTCGTCGTTGTCGGTGAGGAACCGGCCGCGCGAGAGTTCGAGTTTGTTCACGATTTGATAATCGGGCACGGTCCCGATCACGCGGGCGTTCACGAGCCGCTCCAGGTACCGCGCCTCGCTCGGGAACACGCGCATGGGCACGATCCGCGTCACGGCCCCGTCGGAGGTGAGCGTGCTGAACCGCTCTAGGTCGTCGCGGACCAAACCGTAACTGGTGACGAACCCCTTCGACGCGGTGGCCGAGTCGTCCGGCGGTTTGGCACTGCGCACGATGATGTTGGTCGCGCCCTGGCGCTTGATGTCGTCGAGCGCGTCCTGCATGGACCCCTCGCCGAACGACATCAGCGAGATGACGGAGCACGTACCGATGATGATGCCGAGGACCGAGAGGACCGAGCGCAACTTGTGGAGCCAGAGGCTCTTGACCGCGAGCGACACGCTCCGCTGCAGTTTCGCGGTGTTGGCCGCGAACGGCAGGTGCGTCGTCGCCCCGGTCACGAACGCGAGGGCCACCAGCGCGGCCAGCGCCCCGAACACCGACGCGATAATAATCAGGACCGTATTGCCGGAGAGACTGAACCCGAACATCAGCCGATCTCCATGACGGTGCGGGTGTCGTTGCGCACGTCCGATTCGACGCGCCCGTCGCGCAGGCGCACGACGCGCCGCGCCCAGGCCGCGATGTCGTTCTCGTGCGTCACCATGATGATGGTCTTGCCGGTCCGGTTCAGTTCCCGGAGCATCTGCATGATCTCGACGCTGGTCTTCGAGTCGAGGTTACCCGTCGGCTCGTCGCCCAGGATCAGGTGCGGGTCGTTCACCAGGCTCCGCGCCACCGCGACGCGCTGCTGCTGACCGCCGGAGAGTTGGAGGGGCCGGTGGTCGAGGCGCTCGCCGAGGCCGACGAGTTCCGCCAGCGCGACGCACCGGGCCTTCGTCGCCTCGTCGAGCTTGATGCCCTGGTAGAGCAGCGGTAACTCGATGTTCTCGACGACCGTGTACTGCGGCAGCAGGTTGTACGACTGGAAGATGAACCCGAGGTAGGTGCTGCGGACCTCGGAGAGTTGGTCGTCGTCCATTTCGGACACGTCCACGTCGCCGAGGTAGTAGTGCCCGCTGGTGGGGCGGTCGAGGCAGCCGAGGACGTTGAGCAGCGTGGACTTCCCCGACCCGGACGGCCCCATCAGTGCAACGAAGTCGCCCTCGTCGAACGACAGGTTCAGTCCCTTGAGGACGTGAACGGTCTGCGTCCCCATGTAATAGTTCTTGACCAGATCGACGACACTGACGATGGCAGGCATCGGGAGAAACCCAGGGGACAAAGGACAGGAGCGCGAGATCAAAAGACCGAAGTCAGAAACCGGGGGCGATCAGAAGCTCAGTGTCACTGCCTTCTGACCTCCGCCCCGAGCTTCTGACTTCGGCGCTCTGACGATTAGAGACCGGCGCCCGGGGGCGGCCCGCCCCCGCCGCCCTTCTTCTTGCCGCCACCACCTTTACCCCCACCGGCGCCCGGGCCGCCGCTCGTTCCGTCACCCTTGCCCTCAATGGCCTTACCGCCCTCGCCCTTGTTCCCGCCACCCTTGCCGTCGCCGTCGCGGGTCCGGGTCTTGTCGTCCGCGGTGAGCATCACCTTCGGGTTCATGACGATCTCGTCGCCCTCGGTCAGCCCCTCGCGGATCTCGACGAACTTCTCGTTGTACAGGCCGAGTTTGATCTCACGCTCTTCGTACCCGGTTGCCGTCTTGACGTAGATCTTGCGCGTGGCCCCCATCTCGGTGCCGCCGAGGATGGACTGGACCGGTACAGTCAGCACGGGCGCCGTCGCGGTGTCCACGGTGATCGTGACTTCTGCGGTCATGTCCGGCTTGAGCTGTTCATTGTCGATCCGCCTCTTGGTACCGTCGGGGAGCAACTCGAAATCCACCATGACGAGCGTCTGGTAGAGTTTCACGTCCGAGATCCACGAATCGGCCTGGCTCGCGACCGCGGAGACCGTGCGGACGTGGCCCTCGAACACGCGGTCCGGCAGCGCGTCCACGCGGATGCTGGCCTTCTGCCCGTCGGACAGTTTCTTGTACTCGGAGTTACGGTATTTTTCACGCAGCCGGTCGATGATCTCCTGCTTCTGACTCACCA
The Gemmata palustris DNA segment above includes these coding regions:
- a CDS encoding WD40 repeat domain-containing protein; the protein is MARISIFGKAENRLRPVWQAAVPDHVIALAWAPDAARLAVATVSGPVTIFDANTGKPLHELKGHGFGTAALAWQPTGNLLASVGQDSKVRVWDGTTGEPAQTLDAGASWAEKVAWHPSGQLLAAAAGKKTRVWTAGGELVRELPAQAGTVMDLKWRPGTNHLTLLAYGSATTYDPGASAEPVRVLAWKGSPLAMAWSPDGKILAHGNQDSTVHFWYYDASRDLQMWGYKTKVRELAWDYTSRYLATGGGPVVCIWDCQAGTNGPEGSKPTMLVGHDEDANLTALAYQNRGFLLASAALDGKVLLWQPTNRKGTQVGEFQFPGGESSALAWSADDKSLAAGCGTGAVAVFRAG
- a CDS encoding CobW family GTP-binding protein, which translates into the protein MPATATDRVPVTVLTGFLGAGKTTLLNHILTANHGKRIAVIENEFGEVGVDQDLVINSEEEIFEMNNGCICCTVRGDLIRILGNLMKRRDKFDYILIETTGMADPGPVAQTFFMDDEVQAKTMIDGIVTLVDAKHVLLHWDSHEVQEQIAFADVILLNKIDLVTPHELEKLEKLIRKMNATAKIHHTKNAEVNLDRVLNVRGFDLDRILEHEPEFLKNGGHKHEHHEHAHDAKGHENCDHDHGHCEHEHAHEKDHAKCDHDHGHCEHEHDHDHGKTHSLKVHEEEVPDHVHDSSVSSVGITVAGELDAKKLNRWMSELLQAKGPDIFRMKGVLSIKNEPNRFVFQGVHMLFDGKLDKPWGKAPRSNKLIFIGRNLDREALTEGFKSCLA
- a CDS encoding ABC transporter permease — encoded protein: MFGFSLSGNTVLIIIASVFGALAALVALAFVTGATTHLPFAANTAKLQRSVSLAVKSLWLHKLRSVLSVLGIIIGTCSVISLMSFGEGSMQDALDDIKRQGATNIIVRSAKPPDDSATASKGFVTSYGLVRDDLERFSTLTSDGAVTRIVPMRVFPSEARYLERLVNARVIGTVPDYQIVNKLELSRGRFLTDNDDSDLENYCVLGSEAADKLFPYEDALGQTVGMRSHFFLVVGVLKERMPTGGSGGSQAAEDYNRDIYIPIRTSRRRFGEVISIRTAGARMNEKVEYSQVTLTVDAEVDTPAGRAKVQAVGNEIKGMLERKHPKKDWAVTVPLDKLEEAERAQTRFTLLMAMIASISLLVGGIGIMNIMLATVTERTREIGIRRALGAKRKDIVMQFLVEAVVQTTIGGLCGAALGVASVYAVPAVWDVLRGWWPGSAALPAKLHVLSIFLSVGVSILVGMCFGLYPAWRAAKLDPIEALRHE
- a CDS encoding ABC transporter ATP-binding protein, translating into MPAIVSVVDLVKNYYMGTQTVHVLKGLNLSFDEGDFVALMGPSGSGKSTLLNVLGCLDRPTSGHYYLGDVDVSEMDDDQLSEVRSTYLGFIFQSYNLLPQYTVVENIELPLLYQGIKLDEATKARCVALAELVGLGERLDHRPLQLSGGQQQRVAVARSLVNDPHLILGDEPTGNLDSKTSVEIMQMLRELNRTGKTIIMVTHENDIAAWARRVVRLRDGRVESDVRNDTRTVMEIG